AAATGTTATAAGAGATACTATAAAGGAAACTATCATCACAGAGAGAAGGACAATGATGTCTGTTCTTACAGAAGCACCTGTTCCAAGCCATGTATTCTTTAACAGATGAACCACATAGGTTAATGGGAGAAATTTTGATATTTTAACCATAAACTTTGGAAATGTCTCAATTGGTATTGTTGCACCTGTTAGAAATAACATGGGAAAATATACAAGATTTGCGATGGCGGTGGCGGAACTTGCATTCTTTGCTACACTTGCAATAAGAAATCCAATAGAGAACATACTGAATATGGAGAGGAGAAGGAACAGTATGAAGGATGGGCCATTTGCAAGATAGTGCACATTAAAAACAATCTTTCCAACAATTACTAAAACAAGGAGACCAAAGAGCACCATAATAAAATTTGAAATAATCTGTGAAATGATTATGTAATAGGTCTTTATAGGTGTTGCTCTTAATCTCTTTAGGATCTTCCTTTCTCTGTACTCTGAAATTGTTAAGGGAAGATTCATAAAACCTGTAACTGCAATGGTTATTCCAATATAGGAAGGAAGCATGACATCAATAGTCCCATAACCACCAAAGAATGGGGTTGGTTTGTTTCCATATATACCCCCAAACATAAGAAGCATAAGTGTTGGAAAAACGATGGAAAAGAATGTAACCATGAAATTTCTTAATGTCACCTTAAATTGAATCTTCGTTAGTTCAAATACTGCCTTCATCTTTCCCCTCCTCAAACTCATGCCCAGTTAACTTAAGAAACACATCCTCAAGATTCGGATTCTTGATATTAAGATTATTATAGGAAACTCCCTCCTTGTTCAGAAAAGAGATTACACTCTGAACAAAATTTTCTCCTCTACCATAAACTATAATTTTTCTCTCTATCTTCTTCACATCAATCACTCCTTTTACCTCTTTTAACTTTTCAATATTCACACCATCTCCCTCAAATATTATCCTGTTTTCAATACCACTATTCTTGATTAGATTCTCTGGTGTATCCAGGGCAACTATCCTTCCGCCATCCATTATCAACACTCTATCACAAAGATACTCCGCCTCCTCCATGTAATGTGTGGTTAAGAAAACTGTTCTTCCCTCCTCTTTGAAGTTTTTAACAAACTCCCACATATCTCTTCTTGCCTTTGGATCAAGACCTGTTGTAAGCTCATCAAGGAAAACTATCTCTGGATCTGGAATTAAAGCGAGGATAATGGAAAGTTTCTGTCTCTGCCCTCCAGATAACTTTGAAACAAATGAATTTCTCTTTTTTAGTAAATTAAATCTCTCAAGAAGGGAGTTGTAGGGAATGGGATTTTTATAAAATGAGGAAAAGAGTTCACATATCTCCCAAACCTTGACTCTTGGATCATAATTTGTCTCCTGAAGTTGCACACCAATCCTTTTGTATAACTTCTCCCTCTCCTTATACGGATTCAGCCCAAGAACTACTATATTTCCAGCATCTGGTTTCCTCAACCCCTCAATACACTCAATTGTTGTTGTCTTTCCTGCTCCATTTGGACCAACCATTCCAAATATCTCTCCCTCAAAGACCTCAAAACTTACACCATCAACTGCCTTAACCTCTCCATAAAACTTTTTAAGCCCATCAACCTCAATAACTGCCATTTTATTCAACCTCCTTTAAAGTCCTTCTAAAAGATAAAATTAGGGAGATCAGGGATATGACCTCCCTTTACCGCTCTTTAAATACAGATAACCTCCATAAATAGACGAGATGAAGGACACACCTGAAGCCATTACATATCCGAGATTAACATTAATAAGGGATAATACAGGAATTCCAAACGTGGATATAACACCAATAATGAGGAATCCTTTATCTATTAATCCAGAGACAAACAAACCAACACTTATACCAAAACCCAAGAGAACAACAAAGAGGAAATTGTAATCAAAATTAACTAAAGATGCTCCCAACTTTGCTTCAAATACCCCAACAAGTAGTCCGACACCACACATCATTACAAGCCAGAAAATTGCAATTTTATTGCCCAGTGGAAGTTTAAAAAGGGCTGCCCTCTCTTTCCCTCTCTTCTTTGAGTGAAGAATAACTGCATAGTAATAGCCAAAAAAGGCAGAAACGAGTAAAAGAGTTATAAAGAGCAACCAATTCTTCGTAAGATTAAATAGAAGCATTAAAATTATCAAAGAACTCCCCCAATATAAGATTCCTCTTAGTAGACCCATTGCCTCCACGGTTGATACAAAAAACCCTATATATAGAAGATAGAACCAGAAAAGTTCTCCAAAGATGTTTGACTTTAAATAGTAATACAAAAAGATAAAACCATTTATAATTCCCCAATAGAACATCCCTTTACCAAAAATTCCTCTTTCCCTTTCTCCCTCCATAAGCAGAATCTTCAATACATCTATAGTCTCCATGATCTTTTT
The Caldisericia bacterium genome window above contains:
- a CDS encoding ABC transporter permease, giving the protein MKAVFELTKIQFKVTLRNFMVTFFSIVFPTLMLLMFGGIYGNKPTPFFGGYGTIDVMLPSYIGITIAVTGFMNLPLTISEYRERKILKRLRATPIKTYYIIISQIISNFIMVLFGLLVLVIVGKIVFNVHYLANGPSFILFLLLSIFSMFSIGFLIASVAKNASSATAIANLVYFPMLFLTGATIPIETFPKFMVKISKFLPLTYVVHLLKNTWLGTGASVRTDIIVLLSVMIVSFIVSLITF
- a CDS encoding ABC transporter ATP-binding protein, which encodes MAVIEVDGLKKFYGEVKAVDGVSFEVFEGEIFGMVGPNGAGKTTTIECIEGLRKPDAGNIVVLGLNPYKEREKLYKRIGVQLQETNYDPRVKVWEICELFSSFYKNPIPYNSLLERFNLLKKRNSFVSKLSGGQRQKLSIILALIPDPEIVFLDELTTGLDPKARRDMWEFVKNFKEEGRTVFLTTHYMEEAEYLCDRVLIMDGGRIVALDTPENLIKNSGIENRIIFEGDGVNIEKLKEVKGVIDVKKIERKIIVYGRGENFVQSVISFLNKEGVSYNNLNIKNPNLEDVFLKLTGHEFEEGKDEGSI